Proteins encoded by one window of Bradyrhizobium sp. B097:
- a CDS encoding DUF417 family protein — translation MNLSFNIAEQGEGSYRLLAILRWVMVVIFVSFGMQKFTLQSAQGIVQFISNSPFVSWLSVFGLRGEAYVLGVTEFGIAVLLAAGAFSPILSAIGALMGVITFAVTWSFFFTTPGVVKWSLSTDPMAWNLAGEFLFKDIVLLCVCLVLLLASLPRLIVRSRTG, via the coding sequence ATGAATCTGTCGTTCAACATCGCCGAACAAGGCGAGGGGTCTTATCGTCTGCTCGCGATCCTGCGCTGGGTCATGGTGGTGATCTTCGTGTCGTTCGGTATGCAGAAGTTCACGCTGCAGTCGGCGCAAGGCATCGTGCAATTCATCAGCAACAGCCCGTTCGTCTCGTGGCTATCGGTGTTCGGCCTTCGCGGCGAGGCCTATGTGCTCGGCGTCACCGAGTTCGGCATCGCCGTGCTGCTTGCCGCCGGCGCGTTCAGCCCGATCCTGTCCGCGATCGGCGCATTGATGGGCGTGATCACCTTTGCGGTGACCTGGTCGTTCTTCTTCACGACACCCGGGGTGGTCAAATGGAGCCTGTCGACCGACCCGATGGCCTGGAACCTGGCCGGCGAGTTCCTGTTCAAGGACATCGTGCTGCTCTGCGTCTGCCTCGTGCTGCTGCTGGCGTCGTTGCCGCGGTTGATCGTCCGGTCGCGGACCGGATAG
- a CDS encoding serine hydrolase, giving the protein MRQWLFVRIAAVLLAVAASVLTGARADSDMDAQIRDIVTTELAPTATAADPGGLAAAVYAGGRVAFFNYGFADTAAKRPVTSDTLFNLASLRKLFEATLVALGTERGELRLDDPVGQYLPELHGDYISRVTVRELVNHTSGLLLPTDHPPWPNEAFSRDQFIAMLNAWTPQTGEQPGKQRIYSHAGYVLLQLVLEQRYRMPIATLIESRILKPLGMTSTFVPDRGEDNRAAMAPEIMQRMVQGYSHDGTAIGPPGNQQSYYDFPGTGQMFSSARDLGMLLRACLDGAVIDPELRAALQVTMRESFRVDATFGQAMAWEHVRLDGVTVIDKPGGLNNASAYIGLVPARRFGIVLLANRGDYPHEIARYRILPALARL; this is encoded by the coding sequence ATGAGACAATGGCTCTTCGTCCGGATCGCGGCCGTCCTGCTTGCCGTTGCCGCCAGCGTGCTGACGGGCGCGCGGGCTGATTCCGACATGGATGCGCAGATCAGGGACATCGTCACGACCGAACTGGCGCCGACCGCGACCGCGGCCGATCCGGGCGGCTTGGCCGCGGCGGTCTATGCCGGCGGCCGAGTCGCCTTCTTCAATTACGGCTTCGCCGACACTGCGGCAAAGCGGCCGGTCACCTCGGACACGCTGTTCAACCTCGCCTCGCTGCGCAAGCTGTTCGAGGCGACACTGGTCGCACTCGGCACCGAGCGCGGCGAATTGCGGCTGGACGATCCCGTCGGCCAATATCTGCCCGAGCTGCACGGGGACTATATCAGCCGCGTCACGGTGCGCGAGCTCGTCAACCATACATCCGGGCTGCTGCTGCCGACCGATCATCCGCCATGGCCGAACGAGGCCTTCAGCCGCGATCAGTTCATCGCGATGCTCAATGCCTGGACGCCCCAGACAGGAGAGCAACCGGGCAAGCAGCGCATCTACAGCCATGCCGGCTATGTCCTGCTGCAGCTGGTGCTGGAGCAGCGCTATCGCATGCCGATCGCGACGTTGATCGAGAGCCGTATCCTCAAGCCGCTCGGCATGACCTCGACCTTCGTTCCGGATCGTGGCGAGGATAATCGCGCGGCGATGGCGCCGGAGATCATGCAGCGCATGGTCCAGGGCTACTCCCATGACGGTACGGCGATCGGCCCACCCGGCAATCAGCAGAGCTATTACGATTTTCCCGGCACCGGCCAGATGTTCTCGTCGGCGCGCGATCTCGGTATGCTGCTGCGCGCCTGTCTCGACGGCGCGGTGATCGATCCCGAATTGCGCGCGGCATTGCAGGTGACCATGCGCGAGAGTTTTCGTGTCGATGCGACGTTCGGGCAGGCGATGGCGTGGGAGCATGTGCGGCTGGACGGTGTCACCGTCATCGACAAGCCCGGCGGCCTCAACAATGCCTCGGCCTATATCGGCCTGGTGCCGGCGCGCCGGTTCGGCATCGTGCTGCTCGCCAATCGCGGCGACTATCCGCACGAGATCGCGCGCTACAGGATCCTGCCGGCACTCGCGCGACTTTGA
- the glgA gene encoding glycogen synthase GlgA, with product MTPMRVLAVASEVYPIVKTGGLADVVGALPAALKQHGVATRTLVPGYPDVLKALASAETLLNWGEFYGGPIRVLGGTHDGLDLVALDAPHLYARPGNPYLGPDGRDWPDNGIRFAALSRMAAEIGRGAIESFAPDIVHAHDWQAGLAPAYLHYGAQPRPGTVMTVHNLAYQGQFSPDMLAAFGLPGEAYSLHGVEYYGTISLLKAGLQFADRITTVSPTYAQEIQSDEGGMGLGGLLRERSDVLSGILNGIDIDVWNPATDPAIAARFSVGQIAERAANKAALQRRFGLEPAPDAMLLGVISRLSWQKGLDLLLENIPTLLGEGIQLALLGSGDRDLQDRYAALARDNPGRIAVVIGYDEALAHLIQAGSDALAVPSRFEPCGLTQLCALRYGAVPIVANVGGLADTVLGFDEAAVTGSAATGVKFAPVTSEALAHGLRTANLLFNDKVTWRRLQQAGMATDVSWHNRAGRYAALYRELAAARG from the coding sequence ATGACGCCGATGCGCGTCCTCGCGGTCGCCTCGGAAGTCTACCCGATCGTCAAGACCGGCGGCCTCGCCGACGTGGTCGGCGCGCTGCCGGCGGCGCTGAAGCAGCACGGCGTCGCGACGCGGACGCTGGTGCCCGGCTATCCCGATGTGCTCAAGGCGCTGGCCTCCGCGGAAACGCTGCTGAACTGGGGAGAATTTTACGGCGGGCCGATCCGCGTGCTCGGCGGCACCCATGACGGCCTCGATCTCGTTGCGCTCGACGCGCCGCATCTCTATGCGCGCCCCGGCAATCCCTATCTCGGTCCCGACGGACGCGACTGGCCCGACAACGGCATCCGCTTTGCGGCGCTGTCGCGGATGGCGGCCGAAATCGGGCGGGGTGCGATCGAGAGCTTCGCCCCCGACATCGTGCACGCGCATGACTGGCAGGCCGGGCTCGCGCCGGCCTATCTGCATTATGGCGCACAACCGCGGCCGGGCACGGTGATGACCGTGCACAACCTTGCCTATCAGGGACAATTCTCGCCGGACATGCTGGCTGCGTTCGGCCTGCCGGGCGAGGCCTATTCGCTCCACGGCGTCGAATATTACGGCACCATCAGTCTCTTGAAGGCCGGCCTGCAATTCGCCGACCGCATCACCACGGTGTCGCCGACCTATGCGCAGGAGATCCAGAGCGACGAAGGCGGCATGGGGCTCGGCGGCCTGCTGCGCGAACGCTCCGACGTGCTGAGCGGCATCCTCAACGGCATCGACATCGATGTGTGGAATCCGGCCACCGATCCCGCCATCGCGGCGCGCTTCAGCGTCGGGCAAATCGCGGAGCGCGCGGCCAACAAGGCGGCGCTGCAACGGCGGTTCGGGCTCGAGCCGGCGCCGGATGCGATGCTGCTCGGCGTCATCAGCCGGCTGTCATGGCAGAAGGGTCTCGACCTGCTGCTGGAGAACATTCCGACATTGCTCGGCGAAGGCATTCAGCTCGCGCTGCTCGGCAGCGGCGATCGCGATCTGCAGGATCGCTACGCCGCGCTGGCGCGCGACAATCCCGGGCGGATCGCGGTGGTGATCGGCTATGACGAGGCGCTGGCGCATCTGATCCAGGCAGGCTCCGATGCGCTTGCGGTGCCGTCGCGGTTCGAGCCGTGCGGCCTCACCCAACTCTGCGCGCTGCGCTACGGCGCGGTCCCGATCGTTGCCAATGTCGGCGGCCTTGCCGACACCGTGCTGGGCTTCGACGAAGCCGCGGTCACCGGCAGTGCTGCGACCGGCGTCAAGTTTGCACCCGTGACCTCGGAAGCGCTCGCCCATGGCTTGCGCACAGCGAACCTGCTGTTCAACGACAAGGTGACCTGGCGCCGGCTGCAGCAGGCCGGCATGGCCACCGATGTCTCCTGGCACAATCGCGCCGGCCGCTACGCCGCGCTCTACCGCGAGCTCGCCGCCGCGCGAGGATGA
- the glgC gene encoding glucose-1-phosphate adenylyltransferase, giving the protein MRSVGNEPLSRHALAYVLAGGRGSRLQELTDRRAKPAVYFGGKSRIIDFALSNAVNSGIRRIAVATQYKAHSLIRHLQGGWNFFRPERNESFDILPASQRVSETNWYLGTADAVYQNIDILEAHGTKYILVLAGDHIYKMDYEVMLKQHVESGADVTVGCLEMPRTESSGFGIMHVDDNGLIQSFLEKPADPPPMPGKPDKSLASMGIYVFDSQFLFDELRRDAADPNSNHDFGRDIIPYIVKHGRAVAHQFNDSCVRSGDDPRSYWRDVGTVDAYWGANIDLTDVVPELDLYDRAWPIWTYAEITPPAKFVHDEDGRRGQAVTSLVSGACIISGAALRRSLLFTGVHVNSYANVENAVIMPYVNVGRGARLRNVVIDRGVRIPEGLVVGEDPEFDGKRFRTTENGITLITQPMIDRLPT; this is encoded by the coding sequence ATGAGATCAGTCGGAAATGAACCATTGTCGCGTCACGCCCTCGCCTATGTGCTGGCCGGCGGACGCGGCAGCAGACTTCAGGAGCTGACCGACAGACGCGCCAAACCGGCGGTGTATTTCGGCGGCAAGTCCCGCATCATCGATTTCGCGCTGTCCAACGCCGTGAACTCAGGCATCCGCCGCATCGCGGTGGCGACCCAGTACAAGGCGCACAGCCTGATCCGGCATCTGCAAGGCGGCTGGAACTTCTTCCGCCCGGAACGAAACGAGAGCTTTGACATCCTGCCCGCAAGCCAGCGCGTCTCCGAGACCAACTGGTATCTCGGCACGGCGGACGCGGTGTACCAGAACATCGATATCCTCGAGGCGCACGGCACCAAGTACATCCTGGTGCTGGCCGGCGACCATATTTACAAGATGGACTACGAGGTGATGCTGAAGCAGCATGTCGAGAGCGGCGCCGACGTCACGGTCGGCTGCCTCGAAATGCCGCGCACCGAATCCAGCGGCTTCGGCATCATGCATGTCGACGACAACGGCCTGATCCAGTCGTTCCTGGAGAAGCCGGCCGATCCGCCGCCGATGCCCGGCAAGCCCGACAAGTCGCTCGCCAGCATGGGCATCTACGTGTTCGACTCGCAATTCCTGTTCGATGAATTGCGCCGCGATGCCGCCGATCCGAATTCCAACCATGATTTCGGCAGGGACATCATTCCCTATATCGTCAAGCACGGCCGCGCGGTGGCGCATCAGTTCAACGATTCCTGTGTCCGCTCCGGCGACGATCCCCGCTCCTACTGGCGCGACGTCGGCACCGTCGACGCCTATTGGGGCGCCAACATCGATCTCACCGACGTCGTGCCGGAGCTCGATCTCTACGACCGCGCCTGGCCGATCTGGACCTATGCCGAGATCACCCCGCCCGCCAAGTTCGTGCATGACGAGGACGGACGGCGCGGCCAGGCCGTCACCTCGCTGGTCTCGGGCGCCTGCATCATCTCGGGCGCGGCGCTGCGCCGGTCCCTGTTGTTCACCGGCGTCCACGTCAATTCCTACGCCAATGTCGAGAACGCGGTGATCATGCCCTATGTGAATGTCGGCCGCGGCGCGCGGCTCAGAAACGTCGTGATCGATCGCGGCGTGCGGATTCCGGAAGGGCTCGTGGTCGGCGAGGATCCCGAGTTCGACGGCAAGCGATTCCGCACCACCGAGAACGGGATCACGCTGATCACGCAACCGATGATCGACAGGCTCCCGACATGA
- a CDS encoding rhodanese-like domain-containing protein → MTVSSVTPQTIRTTLLLRQEIALLDVRHEAEFATGHPLFAANMAAGRIALEAELRLPRKDVPIVLYDNGEGLVAAAAGALQALGYSNVAALAGGLQSWKAAGYEVFEDVNSYAKAFGELVESRRHTPSLSADEVAALISDKANIAILDVRRFDEYATMNIPGSVSVPGAELVLRAGSAAPDPDTTIIVNCAGRTRSIIGAQSLINAGLPNKVRALRNGTIGWTLAKHELEHGAGKRGGVGPFEGAADNARDVAYRAGVRRIAAAEFAALEKDAHHTLYRFDVRDAEEYAAGHLAGFRHYAGGQLVQEIDMAAPVRGARIVLTDDRNIRADMTASWLAQMGWEVYVLDGGYDGPLEVGPPRVVPRPDPAHRYRRPYEGTGVAEQAMQAYLDWEYGLVDQLRRDGTHGFYVI, encoded by the coding sequence ATGACAGTTTCTTCCGTCACACCCCAAACCATCCGCACAACGCTGCTGTTGCGCCAGGAGATCGCGCTGCTCGATGTCAGGCACGAGGCCGAATTCGCCACCGGCCATCCGCTGTTTGCCGCCAACATGGCGGCCGGCCGGATCGCGCTCGAAGCCGAGCTGCGACTGCCGCGCAAGGACGTGCCGATCGTTCTCTATGACAATGGCGAGGGACTGGTCGCCGCCGCGGCCGGCGCGTTGCAGGCGCTGGGCTACAGCAACGTTGCGGCGCTCGCGGGCGGCTTGCAGAGCTGGAAGGCGGCCGGCTACGAGGTATTTGAGGACGTCAATTCCTACGCCAAGGCCTTCGGCGAACTCGTCGAGTCGCGCAGGCACACGCCCTCGCTGAGCGCCGACGAGGTCGCCGCGTTGATTTCAGACAAGGCCAACATCGCGATCCTCGATGTTCGTCGTTTCGACGAATACGCCACCATGAATATCCCGGGCTCGGTCAGCGTGCCCGGCGCGGAGTTGGTGCTGCGCGCAGGGAGCGCGGCACCCGATCCCGACACCACCATCATCGTCAACTGCGCCGGCCGCACCCGCTCGATCATCGGCGCGCAGTCGCTGATCAATGCCGGGCTGCCGAACAAGGTGCGGGCGCTGCGCAACGGCACGATCGGCTGGACGCTTGCGAAACACGAGCTCGAACATGGCGCCGGCAAGCGCGGCGGTGTCGGGCCGTTCGAAGGTGCCGCCGACAATGCGCGCGACGTCGCCTATCGCGCCGGCGTCCGCCGCATCGCCGCGGCTGAATTCGCGGCGCTGGAAAAGGACGCACACCACACGCTGTATCGCTTCGACGTCCGCGACGCCGAGGAGTACGCCGCCGGTCATCTGGCCGGCTTCCGGCATTATGCCGGCGGCCAGCTGGTGCAGGAAATCGACATGGCCGCTCCGGTGCGCGGTGCCCGCATCGTGCTGACCGACGACCGGAATATCCGCGCCGACATGACGGCGTCCTGGCTCGCGCAGATGGGCTGGGAGGTCTATGTGCTCGACGGTGGCTATGACGGTCCGCTGGAAGTGGGGCCGCCGCGCGTCGTGCCGCGGCCCGATCCCGCGCATCGTTACCGCCGTCCC